From the Sulfolobales archaeon genome, the window CTTACTACCCGAGAGCCTCGGCCCTACGACTAGAAGAGCTCTTCTAATACCAAGCCTCTTAGCTTCATACCCAGCCTCTCTACTTACACCCATCCCGAATTTTATTGTTTGAGGAAGAGAGATTGTGAAGACAGGATCCGTAGCAGGTGAGTATGATATATAGCTATATCCTAACGACGTGGTTATCACCATATACTCAACACTCTAATGAGATATATAAATATAGTGTAGCTTCTGAACATTATTAAATATTAGAACATTAAATGATATATAATATCAATATCAATGTTAATTTTTATTAACTCTTAAAGACTTATAGAACTGGTGGTCTTATGGCTGGAACTGGTGTTAAGAAGATATATCTCCTAGACTACGGCGTTCTCGCAGGAGAACCTGGCTGGTTTATACCGAATCCATTGCTCTATGTTGAGATAGGAGATATTAGCAAGATTGCTGATAAGCATAAGTGGATTGAAATTCCTGTGACAGGTGCTCTGATAGAGCATAAGGATGGAGTAGTTTTATTCGACACCGGAAGTCATCCGGAGGCTTCGAAGACCTGGACTCAGTCTGCTTGGCAGGTGTTTCCAATGGTTAGATTCGCAGATGAAAACAGGCTTGAGAAACAGCTGAAGCTGGCAGGCTACAAGCCTGAGGATGTGAGTTTTGTAGTTCTCTCTCACATGCATCTAGATCATCTTGGTCAGGCTTATTTGTTCAAGGATCTGAAGACACCTCTCATAGTGCATAAGAAAGAGATTCAGAATGCTCTCTACTTCTACTGGATAAATAGAGTAGGCGCGTACCAGCCTGTAGATCTAGAAGCTCTTAAAGGTGCTAACTGGTTCCCCATAGATGTAAGCCACTTCGAACTGCTACCGGGGATCGAGATCCTGTGGGTAGGTGCTCACACACCGGGAAGCATCATGCTGAGAGCTACCACTGATGAGGGGAACTCATATATATTCACAGGTGATTTCACGCATCTTCCTGAGGAGATCGAGGTTGAGAATAAAGGCTGGCTTCTTGCAGATCTGGATGAGTATATATCCGGTATGAAACTGCTAAAACTAATGCTTAGAAGACCTAGAACTAATGTTGTCATAAGTCATGATCCGGGGTTGTGGAGTAAGTATCCGAAAGCTCCTAAATATCTAACCTGAAACCTTTTTAAAATCCTACGCTAAGGATCTCCAGTCCTCCTCTTTTAATCTCTTGAGATCCTCTCACAACATGATTGGCGTTCTCCCCTCTCTAAAGGGCGAGGTTTTCGAGTTTAAGAATTATTTCTCGTGATCCGATTCTGCATGAATATGTCTTCATATTCTTCCTACCGAGATTTTCGAGAGAATACTCTCTAACATAGGCTGGATCTCTAGATCTAGATAGATATGAGGGT encodes:
- a CDS encoding N-acyl homoserine lactonase family protein; the protein is MAGTGVKKIYLLDYGVLAGEPGWFIPNPLLYVEIGDISKIADKHKWIEIPVTGALIEHKDGVVLFDTGSHPEASKTWTQSAWQVFPMVRFADENRLEKQLKLAGYKPEDVSFVVLSHMHLDHLGQAYLFKDLKTPLIVHKKEIQNALYFYWINRVGAYQPVDLEALKGANWFPIDVSHFELLPGIEILWVGAHTPGSIMLRATTDEGNSYIFTGDFTHLPEEIEVENKGWLLADLDEYISGMKLLKLMLRRPRTNVVISHDPGLWSKYPKAPKYLT